Part of the Panicum virgatum strain AP13 chromosome 4N, P.virgatum_v5, whole genome shotgun sequence genome is shown below.
GACGGCCCacctcgccatcgccggcgcccgcggggGGCCAGCTTCGGGGTTCCGACGTGCTGCGCGCGATGCAGAGGGCCgctgcggcgaaggaggcggccAGGAGGAAGAACGACAAGAAGCCGGTGCCGCAGCGGCGGGGCAAGGGGAAGCCGGAGGGAGGCGACGTGGAGGTCGGGGAGGTGAGGCCGGTGGTGATAAGGCCCGAGTGGGCGGCGAGGATCCGGGAGCTGGAGGTCAGGGTCCAGCAGCTGGCCGACaagtaccaccaccaccagtaaGGCTTGTGACTGTTACAAGCTGAGCAGGGAGTCCTCTGCTTTATCATCTCACCTCTGCACGCGCACACACTGCTAATCTCGATTCAGGAATCAGGATGCAACAGGGTTAAGAAGCCAAAGTCATCATCTGACAGCTCGCGCTAATGCGACTGCGCACTGCGCATTTCATTCCCTGCCAATCTGTGCATGTGTTGGCACTAAGATTTTCCATGTGTTTCAGACACAAATTGTGCTACTAgaagtctgaactctgaacttcCTGCACTCATATGTACTTAAACATACTAGTGGTAGTGTTATTTGCAGCAGTAATTCATTGAGAACATTTTCACCGACACTGACGGCAGATTCTGTTATGCATCTAGCAACATTTCTCGAAGGATCGTTCCATGCATATTCCTTACACAACAAGGCTAACATGCCAACATCTTACTCAGTGAAGTGGCAGGGACAATTGCAGAGTTGTCACCACTTGAAAACATGGTTAGATCTCAGAGTCGGGAAGGTGTAGAGGACATGATGCTTAGGGCTTGTTTAGTTGTTTATatgtaaaaattttgtaaaagaATTTGggtaatttgaagtactaaataaagtctatttacaaaactttttgcatagatgggttgaaaatcgcgagacgaatctaatgatgctaattaatccataattaccggatggttactgtagcatcaatgttgcaaatcatggattaagtaggctcattaaattcgtctcgcgatttacagtccatccatgcaaaaagttttgtaaatagacttcatttagtactccatgcatgtgtcaaaacattcgatgtgactttttttttcgtttacgggtaaaaatctaaacagggccttaagcTTAAACAATCAATTTGCCAGCCACCAGCCCTGTAAACTAATCAGACCGACTCCAACAAGGGTTTTTTGTCTGCTGGACATCCTGAAATGGTGGCTTAGTGTACAACACACTCCACACTTTGATTTAGTCTCATGGGCACTACAAAAATATGGTTTTGAATGAAGCACACCACCTCCCTTAAATTAGTCTTTCTCAGTTTGGGAAGCTACAGGTTGCCTAGTAAAAAGACTGAAATGCCCATGACCATGTAATACACCAAAATCTGGGACCGAAggtcaccagccagccagccttCCAGTAGTAAAATATCACGTTTTTTAATATATTGGGCAAGTGCAATATCAAACCGCACCAACTGACTATATCAGTGTAGTCACACACATAATATTTTCTTACACAATATAACATGTCACAAAATAAGTGACCATCATGTCACTAATCTTAATCTTAGTATGGAATAAGTGACCATCATGTCACTAATCTTAGTCTTCACATCTCAAATTACATTAATGGGTACCCTACATTAATTTAGCATGTCAAAAGGCTTTATGCAGTTTGCTTGCACACAAAAGCATACATATCAGAACTGCATAAGATGCTCTAGCGCCATTCTACCATGCACCTCAGCCTCCTCCATTGCAATTTTCTTAGCTCGGCTGTAAAAGATAACAAGGATTAGGGGAAAAAATCAGGATATTAGTCAAAGAAAAATGTGTAGGTATTTACCTCCGAGTTAGTGCTCCAGGACTATAGTTTAGGTCAAATGGGCTTGATGGTGTTGTTGGTGCCTGTTGCAACCTAAGTGGTGTACTTGGGCTGGGCATTACTTCTGTTATcacttccttcatcttcttggCCGTCTTTCTTTTAGGAGTACTGGGACTGTCTGCtgcttccttcatcttcttgggcttctttcttttaggtgtaCTTGGACTggctgctgcttccttcttcttcttggtttTGTTTCTCTTAGGTTttggtggtgcaggcggtggagcaTCTGAGTCATACATAGTCTCATTGCAAGTCTTTTGCATGTGTCCTAACAGACCAGATCTCTTGcatttcttccttttctttgtgCCACCCTCATCAACTGCTTTTATTCTCCTACTCCTTGGTCTACCTGCTGCTCTCTTGAGTTGTGGAGGCCATAGCTTGAATCCTAGGTGTACTTGAGGCCAATGTGTTCGATCTGCTATTGGTTCAATCCAACCTTCATATGCCGCTTTGAACTTAGAGACAGAGTAACAGGTGTCTACATAATCCTCAAACTCTAAACCCCTGTAAGAGCATATCAAACTGATCGCGTGATTGCATGGTAGTCCAGTGAGCTGTCATTTCTTGCAGCTACAAGTTCTTTGTTCTAGGTTAACAACATGTCTCCAAGGAGTTAAGTCCTTGTAAACACCACTTATCTCTGCTAAGTGGCCAACACCTTTATGGATTGAATAACCAGACAGTCCTCTACTCTTTGCATTGAGAGCCTTTATTATGTGTGGCAGCACTTTAGTGTTCAATTTCATGGCTAGTTTTCTTCTCTGAAATAGCTTGCCCATGATTGTTTGCCTAATTTTATCCATAAGTTCTATAATAGGCAGTGACTTATCATGTTTTATCCAATTGTTGAAGGCTTCAGCAATGTTATTGGTCACATAGTCACACTTGCTAGCTGTAGAGAAGTAACATCTTGCCCATAAGTGCTTGTGATTCTCCTCAATCCATTTCATTGCTTTTGTTGATGCTGCCTTCATGATATTATAGTGATGGTCAAATATATCCTTCCTGTAAGTTCTTGCTGCTGGCCATAGGTTCTTCTCAAAAACCTTTCCATGATATCTTTTCTTAAAATTTTTATACAGGTGCCTCATGCATTCCCTATGCTCTACTCCATTGGTGAAGACTTTAGTCACAGCTATGTCAATGCCCTTTCCTGCATCAGTTGAAATGACAAGTCCATGTGGAGATCCAATTGCCATTGATAGCTTGCTCATGAACCATCCCCAATTTTCCCGTGTCCTGATCCAAATACTCCATATGCCACAGGAAACATCCAGTTATGTCCATCAACGCCTATAGCTGAAGCTAGTTGTCCCTTCCACTTTCCAGTAAGAGCTGTGGAGTCAATGCCCAAGTAGGGcctgcacccatttttgaatcCATCAATACATGGCTTTAAAGCAACAAACATCCTGCTAAATCTGATCTTGGACCCAACCTTCTCATAATCTATCTCTACTATGCTTCCAGGAGACTTTCTCTCTATTTCTGCCTTAAATGCAAAAGCATAGTCAAAACTGTCCTCCCACTTGCCCAAAACCTCATCAAGTGCTAGCTGCCTGCCATTGTACACAATCCAATATGACAATGTGATCAAGTACTTCTCCTCCAACTTCTTCTTCAAAGCAGAAGCACCAATTGTAGGGTCTTGCCTCAGCCATTGAATTACCCTATCCCTAACCCAATACTGATTAGCCATGCAATTGCTCTGTACTTTACTTGTACTCTTGCAGTAGTGCTTGTTAGGCATCTTCTTAATCTGCAAATAATAtcataattaaaaaacaaacataaaaGGAACATAAGTATAGCCACATAAGTATATGAAAAAGGGACACGTAAATTTATTACCATCCATGTCCTTTCATCTTGCAATTGTGATGCATGTATTCTCCACTTGCATCTCTTAGCTTTACAGAATCCTCTATACCTCTTTGCTTCATTGTAAGGAGCTGCAATTTCAACCTCATTTAGAATGGCATATTGCCTAATTGCTCTCTGGAAGGTTTCTCTATCCTCAAATGTTACACCAACAGCTATCTTGGGATTTTCTAAGTCAGTTATATGCTCAACAACCTCACAACCTTTCTCATCATCAACAATGCAGTCATCATTATCTTCTTCATCGGTGTCAGGAATGTAATCAAAACCAGTATTAGAACTAGGCTCAACAGGCTCATCATCTACACCAACATATTCTATTTCATCATTTTCACCCCAAGGATCATCCACAGTCCTTTCCTCAGTGTCATAAGCAAGATAATTAGTAGGCCTTTCCTCAATGTCATAAGCAAGATAATTAGTAGGCCTTTCCTCAGTGTTAGAAGCTACACTGGTAACAACAGCTGACTTGTTTTCAATAGGATATATCAATAGCTgacttgttttcatatcaacaataGTAAGATCAATAGCTGACTTATTTTCATGACTAGGCTGGTTAATCACGGAAACTACTAGAGGAAGCTTTCTAATGTCCCAGTACATATCAATTGCGGCAAGCAATGATGAGTCGGAATCAATATCCATATACTTGCATGCAACCTTGTCCCAAAAGCTTACCGATAAACTTTGGTTACTACCTCGCTTTATCTCGACATTTAGATCAGCATAGAAATCCATCCACGAAATTGTATCCTTATTGCGAACCCaatttttatcacaggtagcaTGATACACATGTGTACCATGCTCCTCATAGCCCGGTATGCGAATGGCAAACCTACAGGCTGTGTTACGGTCCATCCTAATGGAAGCAAATGCAAAAGAAATTAAGACAAATTTAATATCACAGACTAAATCGAACCTGAAATTAAATGAGGACATGCACAAAGAAGGGTTCGAATCTTACCCATCTGGAACCCATGACATGTCCAAAGATTTTGTTAGAGATCCCACACTGTGTAGCCGCCCAACTCGAGGATGATGATTTGGGGATCGATTCGACGGCATCGAATCCCAGCTGCCTTTGCAAGTTTTTCCCTTCAGAATCCGGGGCCAAATCCCGCCGAGCAAGCATAGCAACGCGGAGGCGGAACAGGAATCGAATCCATACCTTAGGGTGGTGGTGTTTGTGCTCCCACGTGGTGGACGCGCACCCTGCTCCAGCAAATCGGCGCAACAGAATCCTACGGGGAAAGGGCGAATGCGGAGGGAGAAATTAAAACAGTGTCGAAGAAAAGGGCAGCAAGTGGCATGAGGTCACTTGTCAATGTCGGACACCACAAATGCAAGATGAGCTAACGACCATTAGCTCGAAAGGCGGCCAGGTACCAAATCGGAAATTCTGGAATCTGGCTAAGAGAGTCGAGAGGGATGAACTAAGCGAGATGAACTCTCACAGAAGTAATGGCCGAAGCGGAAGCTAAGCCTAATCTCCGTCGGCCGCCATGGCCAGCATGGGGCAGAAAAATCGCATCTTTGGCGTGATGGCGGCGGTGGTAATCAGCTAATTACGGAACCGAGCCAGAACCGCACGCTGCAGCCGGCGCTGACGGGGAAGCCGTGCCCGGATCTgaggcggcgcggggcgcgtggcccgggagggaggtggaggagccCCAATGGGAAGGCGTACCTGCGTGGCTCCGTGTGgcgtggcggcgagcggcggggaggaggggaagccgaagcggagcggagcggggcGGAGGC
Proteins encoded:
- the LOC120670275 gene encoding uncharacterized protein LOC120670275, with protein sequence MFPAARCFVPLHPQPHATIPCRRAPARTTVSAKQRRWTRGPRRDRSWDDDGGGSGSDSDADDGFFGQEQDDGDEEAEREEAAPRRPTSPSPAPAGGQLRGSDVLRAMQRAAAAKEAARRKNDKKPVPQRRGKGKPEGGDVEVGEVRPVVIRPEWAARIRELEVRVQQLADKYHHHQ
- the LOC120671013 gene encoding uncharacterized protein LOC120671013 isoform X1; the encoded protein is MPSNRSPNHHPRVGRLHSVGSLTKSLDMSWVPDGMDRNTACRFAIRIPGYEEHGTHVYHATCDKNWVRNKDTISWMDFYADLNVEIKRGHMQKTCNETMYDSDAPPPAPPKPKRNKTKKKKEAAASPSTPKRKKPKKMKEAADSPSTPKRKTAKKMKEVITEVMPSPSTPLRLQQAPTTPSSPFDLNYSPGALTRSRAKKIAMEEAEVHGRMALEHLMQF
- the LOC120671013 gene encoding uncharacterized protein LOC120671013 isoform X2 is translated as MDDEPVEPSSNTGFDYIPDTDEEDNDDCIVDDEKGCEVVEHITDLENPKIAVGVTFEDRETFQRAIRQYAILNEVEIAAPYNEAKRYRGFCKAKRCKWRIHASQLQDERTWMIKKMPNKHYCKSTSKVQSNCMANQYWVRDRVIQWLRQDPTIGASALKKKLEEKYLMVEWR
- the LOC120671013 gene encoding uncharacterized protein LOC120671013 isoform X3; this translates as MPSNRSPNHHPRVGRLHSVGSLTKSLDMSWVPDGMDRNTACRFAIRIPGYEEHGTHVYHATCDKNWVRNKDTISWMDFYADLNVEIKRGSNQSLSLLTMKQRGIEDSVKLRDASGEYMHHNCKMKGHGCSYWKVEGTTSFSYRR